The following proteins are co-located in the Tripterygium wilfordii isolate XIE 37 chromosome 2, ASM1340144v1, whole genome shotgun sequence genome:
- the LOC120014237 gene encoding polyadenylate-binding protein RBP47B-like isoform X2, producing the protein MQQANGGDQNPPPPSQHQHPWVPYQQHQQQQWMAAMTYPAAAMSMMQQQMMMYPQHYMAYYQQQQQQQYHQKQRHQSFQKQEEPKSDEDVRTIWVGDLQHWMDETYLHSCFAVTGEVSSVKIIRNKQTGQPEGYGFVEFYSRAAAEKILQSYNGSMMMPNTEHPFRLNWASFSAGDKGDKRTNAAPDLSIFVGDLAPDVTDAMLQETFASRFSSIKGAKVVVDSNTGRSKGYGFVRFGDENEKTRAMSEMNGVYCSSRPMRIGVATPKKSSGYQQQYSSQAVILAGGHAANGSMGQGSQSDGELNNTTIFVGGVDSNVMEEDLRQPFLQFGEVVSVKIPVGKGCGFVQFATRKSAEDALQNLNGTVIGNQTVRLSWGRNPVERRFY; encoded by the exons ATGCAGCAAGCCAACGGCGGTGATCAAAACCCACCACCTCCATCCCAGCACCAGCATCCGTGGGTTCCTTATCAGCAGCATCAGCAGCAGCAATGGATGGCGGCTATGACGTACCCGGCAGCGGCCATGTCTATGATGCAGCAGCAGATGATGATGTACCCGCAGCATTACATGGCCTActatcagcagcagcagcaacagcaatATCACCAAAAACAGCGACATCAAAGCtttcaaaaacaagaagaacCGAAATCTGACGAAGATGTTAGAACTATCTGGGTCGGTGACCTGCAACACTGGATGGATGAAACTTACCTCCATAGCTGCTTCGCAGTCACCGGAGAG GTTTCTTCTGTAAAAATCATACGCAATAAGCAAACTGGTCAACCAGAAGGGTATGGATTTGTTGAATTTTATTCTCGGGCAGCTGCTGAGAAAATTTTGCAGAGCTACAATGGCTCTATGATGATGCCAAATACAGAGCATCCCTTCCGCCTGAATTGGGCAAGTTTTAGTGCCGGTGATAAGGGTGATAAGCGCACAAATGCTGCTCCTGATCTTTCCATATTTGTAGGAGATTTGGCACCAGATGTGACTGATGCTATGTTGCAGGAAACCTTTGCTAGCAGATTTTCATCCATCAAAGGTGCAAAAGTTGTTGTTGATTCGAATACTGGCCGTTCAAAGGGTTATGGCTTTGTTAGGTTTGGTGATGAAAATGAGAAGACTAGGGCCATGTCTGAGATGAATGGTGTTTATTGTTCGAGTAGACCCATGCGCATAGGTGTTGCAACCCCAAAAAAATCATCTGGATATCAACAACAATATTCTTCACAAG CTGTGATTTTGGCTGGTGGACATGCTGCAAACGGTTCTATGGGTCAAGGATCCCAATCTGATGGCGAGTTGAATAACACAACG ATTTTTGTTGGAGGAGTTGACTCTAATGTCATGGAGGAGGATCTTAGGCAGCCTTTTTTGCAGTTTGGTGAAGTTGTCTCTGTGAAAATACCGGTTGGAAAGGGATGtggatttgtgcaatttgctacCAG AAAAAGTGCTGAGGATGCACTGCAGAATTTGAATGGTACAGTTATTGGCAACCAGACCGTTCGTCTTTCTTGGGGTCGCAATCCAG TGGAGAGGAGATTCTACTAA
- the LOC120014237 gene encoding polyadenylate-binding protein RBP47-like isoform X1, with product MQQANGGDQNPPPPSQHQHPWVPYQQHQQQQWMAAMTYPAAAMSMMQQQMMMYPQHYMAYYQQQQQQQYHQKQRHQSFQKQEEPKSDEDVRTIWVGDLQHWMDETYLHSCFAVTGEVSSVKIIRNKQTGQPEGYGFVEFYSRAAAEKILQSYNGSMMMPNTEHPFRLNWASFSAGDKGDKRTNAAPDLSIFVGDLAPDVTDAMLQETFASRFSSIKGAKVVVDSNTGRSKGYGFVRFGDENEKTRAMSEMNGVYCSSRPMRIGVATPKKSSGYQQQYSSQAVILAGGHAANGSMGQGSQSDGELNNTTIFVGGVDSNVMEEDLRQPFLQFGEVVSVKIPVGKGCGFVQFATRKSAEDALQNLNGTVIGNQTVRLSWGRNPGNKQWRGDSTNQWSGAYHGGQGYGGYGYAASSNQVPNMYATAAASGVS from the exons ATGCAGCAAGCCAACGGCGGTGATCAAAACCCACCACCTCCATCCCAGCACCAGCATCCGTGGGTTCCTTATCAGCAGCATCAGCAGCAGCAATGGATGGCGGCTATGACGTACCCGGCAGCGGCCATGTCTATGATGCAGCAGCAGATGATGATGTACCCGCAGCATTACATGGCCTActatcagcagcagcagcaacagcaatATCACCAAAAACAGCGACATCAAAGCtttcaaaaacaagaagaacCGAAATCTGACGAAGATGTTAGAACTATCTGGGTCGGTGACCTGCAACACTGGATGGATGAAACTTACCTCCATAGCTGCTTCGCAGTCACCGGAGAG GTTTCTTCTGTAAAAATCATACGCAATAAGCAAACTGGTCAACCAGAAGGGTATGGATTTGTTGAATTTTATTCTCGGGCAGCTGCTGAGAAAATTTTGCAGAGCTACAATGGCTCTATGATGATGCCAAATACAGAGCATCCCTTCCGCCTGAATTGGGCAAGTTTTAGTGCCGGTGATAAGGGTGATAAGCGCACAAATGCTGCTCCTGATCTTTCCATATTTGTAGGAGATTTGGCACCAGATGTGACTGATGCTATGTTGCAGGAAACCTTTGCTAGCAGATTTTCATCCATCAAAGGTGCAAAAGTTGTTGTTGATTCGAATACTGGCCGTTCAAAGGGTTATGGCTTTGTTAGGTTTGGTGATGAAAATGAGAAGACTAGGGCCATGTCTGAGATGAATGGTGTTTATTGTTCGAGTAGACCCATGCGCATAGGTGTTGCAACCCCAAAAAAATCATCTGGATATCAACAACAATATTCTTCACAAG CTGTGATTTTGGCTGGTGGACATGCTGCAAACGGTTCTATGGGTCAAGGATCCCAATCTGATGGCGAGTTGAATAACACAACG ATTTTTGTTGGAGGAGTTGACTCTAATGTCATGGAGGAGGATCTTAGGCAGCCTTTTTTGCAGTTTGGTGAAGTTGTCTCTGTGAAAATACCGGTTGGAAAGGGATGtggatttgtgcaatttgctacCAG AAAAAGTGCTGAGGATGCACTGCAGAATTTGAATGGTACAGTTATTGGCAACCAGACCGTTCGTCTTTCTTGGGGTCGCAATCCAGGTAACAAGCAG TGGAGAGGAGATTCTACTAACCAGTGGAGCGGGGCATACCATGGAGGGCAAGGCTACGGTGGCTATGGATACGCTGCTTCCTCAAATCAGGTTCCAAATATGTATGCTACTGCCGCAGCTTCTGGTGTTTCGTAG
- the LOC120005823 gene encoding uncharacterized protein LOC120005823: MEVEVMVPGPPAAVDFNFDSTCSSPYMTAPSSPQRFGNYFFSAPTSPSARAPSNLYCNFPEQSGIYKAKEEEGKLLTDDDQDFEFNFSGPLHVPSISAADELFDGGKIRPLRPHSFAANSTRKTEDALSEENTQTRGRQRSSGSSSSSTPSNSSYSRRESRSLPPLRVSDVLIEQEEITENTKAVISKTSNSKSYASAILSAISFSKGYKKWKLKDLLFRSASEGREPLTKYSVLNRREPETADAKNASFRSTEGSVGSVSRRRGPPVSAHELHYTTNRAVSEELKRKTYLPYNRGLLGCLGFNPAGMHDISRGVGSLTRG; this comes from the coding sequence ATGGAGGTGGAAGTAATGGTACCTGGGCCGCCCGCCGCCGTGGACTTTAACTTCGACAGTACATGCTCCTCCCCTTACATGACTGCTCCTTCTAGTCCTCAGAGATTCGGCAATTACTTCTTCAGTGCACCTACCAGCCCCTCCGCCCGCGCACCTTCCAATTTGTACTGTAATTTCCCCGAACAATCTGGAATCTAcaaagcaaaagaagaagaaggtaaaTTATTAACCGATGATGATCAAGATTTCGAGTTCAATTtcagtggaccgttgcatgtaCCTTCAATATCCGCAGCTGATGAACTCTTCGACGGCGGTAAGATCCGACCTCTCAGACCACACTCATTTGCAGCCAATTCGACTCGAAAAACAGAGGACGCACTCTCAGAGGAAAATACACAAACACGTGGAAGACAACGAAGCTCTggctcttcgtcttcttctacACCGTCAAATTCAAGTTACTCGCGGAGGGAGAGCAGATCTCTTCCTCCACTTAGGGTTTCCGATGTGTTAATCGAACAGGAGGAGATAACAGAGAACACTAAAGCGGTTATATCCAAAACAAGCAATTCGAAATCGTACGCATCAGCAATTTTGTCGGCGATTTCCTTCTCAAAAGGTTACAAGAAGTGGAAATTGAAGGATCTTCTATTCCGAAGCGCGTCGGAGGGGAGAGAGCCACTGACGAAATACTCTGTTCTGAACAGAAGAGAACCAGAGACCGCAGATGCGAAGAATGCGAGCTTCCGGTCCACGGAAGGTAGTGTTGGTTCGGTTTCGAGAAGGAGGGGACCACCGGTTTCGGCTCACGAGCTGCATTACACGACGAACCGGGCGGTCTCGGAGGAGTTGAAGAGGAAGACGTATTTGCCGTACAATCGTGGGTTGTTGGGTTGCTTGGGGTTCAATCCGGCGGGCATGCATGACATTTCCAGAGGGGTTGGATCCTTGACACGTGGATGA